In SAR202 cluster bacterium, the genomic window CTCGCTCTCGATGTCCACCAGCCGCACCCGCGTTTTCCCTGTGTTCGTGTCCTGTATCTCGGAGAAGGGGATTACCCGCAGCCGGCCGCCCACCACGCACACCAGGCGGCTCTGGGCGTCCTGCTCGTCATCGTGGCTCTCCAGCAGCCAGCGCACCGCCCCGTAGCCCAGCGTCCGGGTATAGTCGATGTCATAAGGTATCGGGTCGGCGCACCGCAGCGCGTAACCCATCGTGATATCCGTCACCGTCAGGCGATGCCCCCGCTCCTCGAATCGACGCTCCACCTCCCGCCGCAAAATCGATGCCAGGGGTATCTCGCTCAGCCGTATGTGGCCGTAGGGGTCCTTTCGCGTCTCGACGCCCGGAATCTTGGACAGCTCCTCGGCATCCAGCTTCTCCGCCACCCCCTCCGCCAGCACCGCCACCCCATCCCATCGGCCCTCCGCCCCACGCTTCAAGATAGAGCCCTCCAGCAAGTCGCAGACCTCTTCTAGCCTCACTCGGTTGCTGGGAAACTCCTCGGGGATGATGGTCAGCGTCGCGCCCGCCGCCTTGCCGATGCCCAGGGCCAGGTGCCCCGCCTTCCGCCCCATAATCACCACAATGAACCATCGCTTGGTGGTGCGGGCGTCCTCCATCAGGTTCAGCACCTGCTGTGTGCCCACGTGCCTCGCCGTCTCGAACCCAAACGTCGGCATCCCTTCCGGCAGCGGCAGGTCGTTGTCGATGGTCTTGGGTATGTGCGCCACCGATATCC contains:
- a CDS encoding 6-phosphofructokinase, encoding PAPGINSAISAVVIEAVNSGLEVVGFYDGFEHLMKGRQDMTRPLDISDVSRIHVMGGSILRTARANPTTKPEDLKRTVATLEGLGVKHLVTIGGEDTAFASYSVAKESGGRISVAHIPKTIDNDLPLPEGMPTFGFETARHVGTQQVLNLMEDARTTKRWFIVVIMGRKAGHLALGIGKAAGATLTIIPEEFPSNRVRLEEVCDLLEGSILKRGAEGRWDGVAVLAEGVAEKLDAEELSKIPGVETRKDPYGHIRLSEIPLASILRREVERRFEERGHRLTVTDITMGYALRCADPIPYDIDYTRTLGYGAVRWLLESHDDEQDAQSRLVCVVGGRLRVIPFSEIQDTNTGKTRVRLVDIESEHYRVSREYMIRLERKDLDNQEMRGRLAEAAGMAPEEIERRFGRVAGWGLATAARERG